Genomic DNA from Flavobacterium sp. N502540:
AGAAATCATGAGGAGTTATTCAACCTTTTAAAAGGTTTTATTACAGAAATTATTGGTGAAGAATTTGTAGAAGAAATGGATATCACTCCGGAAAGTTCATTCACCAAAGATCTGGAAATGGACAGTATAGAGATTGTATCTTTTTCAGAAAAAATCAAAGGACACTTTGGCGATCAGATCGATTTCACGGGCTGGCTGTCTGCTATGGATTTGGATGAACTGATCAATCTTGATCTGAATAAGATCATTAATTATATCTACGAATGCCAATAATCACTATTAATAATAAAAAAGTTCACGTACAGGAACTCAATAAAGGTGCTGAAGATACCGTGGTACTAATCCACGGTATGTTTAGTAATCTTTCTATTTATTATTTTAACATTGCTCCCATTTTGGCACAGCACTTTCATGTGGTGATGTATGATCTAAAAAGTCATGGCCGAAGTGAGCGTACCTTAGAAGGATATGATTTAGAAAATATGTCCTCCGATTTAATCGCAATGATGGATTGCCTCCAAATCAAAAAAGCGCAACTTGTTGGTTATAGCTTTGGCGGACTTATTGCTCTCCAAACGGCTTTGAGAGCCCCTGAACGTGTAGATCAATTGGTTATCATCGAAGCACCCGATCCGCAAGATGAAAAGGCACGAGGTATAATCGAAGCTTACAGTAAGGAATTTCTCGAACATTACATCGCCAATTTTACAGATACCACAAAAGTGAAAATGGGAAAAAGACAATTCGAAAAAAACCATCGGTTATACGAGTTTTTATTTCACCAGACCAGTATCAAAGCAG
This window encodes:
- a CDS encoding acyl carrier protein gives rise to the protein MDTLDTTLKRNHEELFNLLKGFITEIIGEEFVEEMDITPESSFTKDLEMDSIEIVSFSEKIKGHFGDQIDFTGWLSAMDLDELINLDLNKIINYIYECQ
- a CDS encoding alpha/beta fold hydrolase; this translates as MPIITINNKKVHVQELNKGAEDTVVLIHGMFSNLSIYYFNIAPILAQHFHVVMYDLKSHGRSERTLEGYDLENMSSDLIAMMDCLQIKKAQLVGYSFGGLIALQTALRAPERVDQLVIIEAPDPQDEKARGIIEAYSKEFLEHYIANFTDTTKVKMGKRQFEKNHRLYEFLFHQTSIKADMVKEKDFLYQVLISELRIPTLLLYGSASDCKPTGEWLESQIGTAELKLIDGDHNIPIQAPIQIAETIVQFLTNPLLQNYG